The sequence TGAGCCGGGTTACCAACCTCGCCCACCAGTGGCTCTACATGCTGCCGTCGGGCGAGCGGCTCAGCGAGCAGGAGAGCCTCGCCCACCCGGCGCTGGCGCTGATCCCGGTGGCCGGCGGCATCCTGCTCGCCCTCCTCGCCGCGCTGACGCGCCGTCGCTTCAAGCGCCAGCCGGTCGATCCCATCGAGGCCAACGCGCTGCACGGCGGCCGCATGTCCGTCGGCGAAAGCCTGCTGGTGGCGGTGCAGACCATGATCTCCTCCGGCTTCGGCGCCTCGGTGGGGCTGGAGGCCGGCTACACCCAGGCCAGCGCCGGCTTCGCCTCGCGCATCGCCGAGGCGCTGCGCCTGCGCCGCCGCGACATCCGCACGCTGGTCGGCTGCGCCGCCGCCGGCGCCATCTCCGCCGCCTTCGACGCGCCGATCACCGGCGCCTTCTACGGTTTCGAGCTGATCATCGGCACCTATTCGGTGGCGCTGGTGGCGCCGGTGCTGGCCGCCTCGCTGGCCGCCAGCCTGACGGCCGGCTGGCTCGGCGCCTTCCAGACCACGGTGGAGATCGGCCCGGTGCCCATCCTCACCGCTTCCGATCTCGCGCCCTTCCTGCTGCTCGGCATCGTCGGCGGCCTGCTCGCAGTCGCCGTCATGCAGCTCACCACCGGCGTCGAGCGCGCCTTCCGCCTGGTGAAGGTGCCGGCCTGGGCGCGGCCGGCCATCGGCGGCGCGCTGGTGGGCGGCCTCGCGCTCCTCACCCCGCACGTGCTCTCCTCCGGCCATGGCGCGCTGCACGCCGCGCTCGCCTCCCCGGTCGGCTGGCAGATGCTGCTGGCCCTGTTCGTCCTGAAGGCGCTGGCCTCGGCGCTGTCGCTCGGCTCGGGCTTTCGCGGCGGCCTGTTCTTCGCCTCGCTCTACCTCGGCGCGCTGATGGGCAAGGCCTATGCGCTGATCCTGATCGCCACCGGCCTCACGCCCGACCTGTCGCCGCTCATCGCCTCGGTCATCGGCATGGCGTCGATGGCGGTGGGCATCGTCGGCGGCCCCATGACCATGGCCTTCCTGGTGCTGGAAACCACCGGCGACCTCGCCATCACGAGCGCCGTGCTCACGGCCTCGGTCGTCTCGGCCGTGGTGGTGCGCGAAACCTTCGGCTACTCCTTCTCCAC comes from Pleomorphomonas sp. T1.2MG-36 and encodes:
- a CDS encoding chloride channel protein, which translates into the protein MRIASPLIVTAFRLLIRLRRYREIGLVALAMAVGCLAGVVVTTMSRVTNLAHQWLYMLPSGERLSEQESLAHPALALIPVAGGILLALLAALTRRRFKRQPVDPIEANALHGGRMSVGESLLVAVQTMISSGFGASVGLEAGYTQASAGFASRIAEALRLRRRDIRTLVGCAAAGAISAAFDAPITGAFYGFELIIGTYSVALVAPVLAASLAASLTAGWLGAFQTTVEIGPVPILTASDLAPFLLLGIVGGLLAVAVMQLTTGVERAFRLVKVPAWARPAIGGALVGGLALLTPHVLSSGHGALHAALASPVGWQMLLALFVLKALASALSLGSGFRGGLFFASLYLGALMGKAYALILIATGLTPDLSPLIASVIGMASMAVGIVGGPMTMAFLVLETTGDLAITSAVLTASVVSAVVVRETFGYSFSTWRLHLRGETIRSANDIGRMRFLTVSRMMRSDVRTVSSGLSLDGFRALFPLGSTQRAIAVDGNGGYAGVVVVADAYAPDTAEGRTDIAPFLRHREAMLLPSMTVAEAAKLFEAANAEELAVVESLHTRKVIGLLTEQYLLRRYAEELDKARRDLTGEG